ttaattgaattattatattaatctgactatccacatgAATCACATTATTGAGTGCATGTAACCATACTTAACGTCAACTTGTTTTGACATGGCATTGTTTTAGCTGTGTAGAGTAATGTATTTTGGTTGTTTTCAGAGGATTTTCAATGCTTTCCGACAATGCGATTAATCACGAtacactgacattacaaaaaGTTAACTGATGAACTATGACAGCCCTAATTGGAACACAACTGAGAGCCAATGATTAGACATGTTAGTAGTTTCATTACCTCTGGTCTGACCTCTGTGTTGTATTTCTCAGGGCTGGCTGCACTCATTGTTGTTGTGAAAACAGTAATTCTGAGAAACAAGGAACATATTTTTAATATAAGACACACCCATCTACCCACAGAAAGTTATATGAAACATACAAATCACAGTTAGTGCATGTATAGGTAAGATGGAAACCTACTTAAATACCagtgtgacatgaaaagattcAAAACGGGGACAATTCTACCCAGATCTTCAGTGACAATATACTACAGACATTTTTTCAGACAGTTTCATAACAGAGGCCTATTAACTTTATTGCTGTGGTAAGGCAAAGGGAAGTGAAAGCAACGTTAGTTGCACAAGAACCCTCCCTCCTGCTGCTCACACACTGAGTGATTCACATTGGGGAATGCCACAGAGAGAAATGAGGACAAAATAAACAAACTTCTTCCTTACCTGTTACATACTGGGTTCATTGACAGGACCTGGGAGACAAAATTACTGATTTAAGATGCTTAAAccgtttatttaaaaaaaatacagttatacagtgcattcgggcgcctttttttcttaaaaaatcccctacagaaataccttatttacataattattcagaccctttgctatgagactcaaaagagtccacctgtggtaaattcaattgaatggacatgatttggaaaggcacacacctgtctatataaaaaggtcccacagttgacagtacgtCAGATGAAAAACaacaagctatgaggtcgaaggaattgtcagaagggtaccaaaaaaatgtctgcagcattaaaggtccccaagaacacagtggcctccatcattcttaaatggaagaagtttggaaccaccaagacttcctagagctggccgcccggccaaactgagcaatcaggggagaagggccttggtcagggaagtgaccaaaaacccgaatgtcactctgacaaagctccagagttcctctgcggagatgggagaaccttccagaaggacaaccatctctgcagcactccaccaatcagagatccttgatgaaaacctgctccagagtcttcaggacctcagactggggccaaggttcaccttccaacaggacaacaaccctaagcacacagccaaccagtctctgaatgtccttgagtggcccagccagagcccggacttgaacccgatctaacatctctggagagacctgaaaatagctgtgcagtgacactccccatacaacctgacagggcttgagaggatctgtagagaatgggagaaactccccaaatacaggtgtgccaagcttgtagcgtcatacccaagaagactcgaggctgtaatcgctgccaaaggtgcttcaacaaagtactgagtaaagggtctgaatacttatgtaaacgtgatatttcagtttttatatataatacatttgcaaacatttcaaaaaaacagttttggctttgtcattattattccacaaaatgtggaagtcaaggggtctgaatacttttcgaatgcactgtatttctgaatttGCTATTAGGATAACTTGTAGTCaaatatagtcaatgatacagtataACATTGTCAAATGTAATACTATCAAACCAAATATTCACCAATACATACAGCCATCTACTTGCCTTATACATTGTATCCATATTGatattattttgaccagttgcatTTAATGCTTTGTTGGCTGCATCTCTGGAAGAAAGATACATAAGCCATCCATTCACATGAaatcaattaaaatgtaattatggaGTCATGTAAAGTGAGCATTATGCTTACCTGCGATGATCCTTTGCAGGAGGCGGCAGCCAGTGATCGAAGTTGGTCTCTACTCTGAACCACCTATAGTAGGAAAGGATACTACACTTCATTTACACATTCAAGAGTAAACACCACGATATGTTTTGGCATCTTATTTTAAAAGCCCAATATCTGCTGATAGTATTATAATacattacatttgtttattcttGTATAATGAAAAGCGAAGTATCTAAAAGTGCATAAAATAAAAgttaatagaaagaaaaaaagaaaatatacatatatacgtatataaccatatcataaaagcaacaaagtctAGGAGGAAGGGTAGACCAGCCGATAAAGAGGAGTCTTAAGGCCTGCTTGAAAAGCCCCAACAGTCTGAACAGCCCTGAGATTGTCAGGATGGAGTTCCAAAGACATGGTGCGTGGGAGGAAAAGGCACGGTCCCCAATGGTTCTGCTCTGGGTTCTAGGTGCCCTTCCATTAAGGGCTTTGTAGACCAGGAGGAGAATTTTAAAGTAAATTCTTTGAAGAAGACAGGTAGTCAATGGAGGTCAGCAAGGATGGGGGTGATGTGAGCAGACTTTTTTGTTTGTGTCAGAAACCTTGcagcactgaatgagctgtaatTTATGAATTGAGTTTGCAGGCAGGCTCCCCAAGTACTGCATTCCCATAATCAATTCTGGAGAAAACGAATGCATGGATAAGCTTTTCTGTGTCAGAAGTGGTGAGAGAGGGTCTTAGGGAGATGTTTTTCAGGTGAAAGAATGACGTTTTACAGTCTAATGTGGGCATTAAAGAAGAGAGCATGGTCGAATATCAAATCCAGGTTGGTGATGACTGAGGAGCGAGGGGGAATGATGTGGCCTTCTATGGCAGGGCGGATGCTGCAGGATTTGGTGATCTGCTGGGGGTTGCTTATCAGCATTGCATCGGTCTTGGTGCTGATGAGTTGGATGAAGTTGTTCTGCAAGGTTGACAAAGCAGATGTGTCAGGCTTGGTTTTAATGTACACCTCTGTGTCATCTGCGTAGCAGTGGAATCGAACACTGTACTGTCTGAAGATCTGACCAAGTGGGAGCATGTAGAGCAGGAAGAAAATGAGTCCTAGCATCGACCCTTGTGGGACACCGCAAGTTATGGTGGACATTGAGGATGACGTACTGCTTGTGGTTAGAGGTGAACCAGTTTAGGGCAGTCCCACAGATGGCAGTGTTCCCTGTGAGGCACTGCAGTAGAATGATGTGATCTACTGTTTCAAAAGCAGCACTGAGGTCCAGAAGAATCAAGATGGTGGGGGATACTGCATCTGCTGCAATGAGCAGGTCATTAACAGCATTCACCAGGGCTGTCTCAGTACTGTGCATGGATCTGAAGCTGGTCTGGAGCACCTCATAAAGCTTGTTAGTGCTAAGGTGTGAGTGAAGTTGAGTTGCCAACATCTTCTCCASGACTTTCTTAaattttaaactcagacaaaccagagatgctagttctaagtccaaagaaacaaagagatcttctgttggatctgacaattaattttgatgattgtacagtcgtctcaaattaaactgtgaaggacctaggcattactctggaccctaatctctcttttgacgaacatatcaagactatttcaaggacagctttttccatctacataacattgcaaaaatctgaaactttctgtccaaaaatgttgcagaaaaatgtatccacgcttttgtcacttctagattagactactacaattctctactttccggctacctggataaagcactaaataaagttcagttagtgctaaacatggctactagaatcttgactagaaccccaaaattgtatcatattactccagtgctagcctctctacactggcttcctgttaaggcttggggtgatttcaaggttttactctgaacctacaaagcattacatgggcttgctcctacccatctttccgatttggtcctgccgtacatacctacacgtactctacggtcacaagatgcaggcctctttgtccctagaatttcaaagcaaacagctggaggcagggctttctcctatagagctccatttttatggaatggtctgcctatccatgtgagagatgcagactctgtcttgacctttaagtctttattgaagactcatctcttcagtaggtcctatgattgagtgtagtctggcccaggggtgtgaaggtgaacggaaaggcactgggcGACGAATCGCCCTTGCTGTCTGCCTGgcccgttcccctctctccactgggattctctgcttctaaccctattacgggggctgagtcactggcttactggtgcgcttccatgccgtccctaggaggggtgcgtcacttgagtgggttgagtcaatgacgtgatcttcctgtccaggttggcgcccccctcggcttagtgctgtgggggagatcttcgtgggctatactcggccttgtctcagggtagtaagttggtggtttgaagatatccctctagtggtgtgggggctgtgctttggcaaagtggttggggttatatcctgcctggttggccatgtctgggggtatcgtcggatggggccacagtgtctcccgacccctcctgtctcagcctccagtatttatgctgcaatactTTGTGTGTCAGgggtctagggtcagtctgtatatctggagtatttctcctgtcttatccggtgtcctgtgtgaatttaagtatgctccctctaattctctcactctcagaggacctgagccctaggaccaatcctcaggactacctgacctgatgactccttgctgtccccagtccacctggccgtgctgctgctccagtttcaactgttctgcctgcggctatggaaccctgacctgttcaccggacgtgctaccttgtcccggacctgctatctctaactctgaatgatcgggtatgaaaagccaactgacatttactcctgaggtgctgacctgttgcaccctctacaaccactgtgattattattattattagaccctactggtcatctatgaacgtttgaacgtcttggccatgtactgttataatctccacccggcacagccagaagaggactggccactcctcagagcctggttcctctctaggttcctgcctttctagggagtttttcctatctaccgtacttctacatctgcattgcttgctgtttggggttttatgatggatttctgtatagcactttgtgacatcggctgatgtaaaaagggctttataaatatattttattgattgattgacttaagATAAAAATGTGAGGTTGGAAATATGGGTCAGACTCAATGATAACAGTTAGCATAACTCAGCTTTATAAATCTCAGCAGCTCTTAAAACAAACTAATACAATTTGTGTTATGGAAGAGACCCCTCATTTCCTACCCTCCATTTAAGGGTTCCAGAGGCCAGATATCAGCTGGGCCCTTCCTGTCCCTGGTGACCACCACTCCTTCCCCAGGCTTTACTCCGGCAACGATGTAGTACACGCTTGTGATGATTGGGATCTTGGACAGCCGCATCACAGCATCCTGAAAGTCTGCTGCTTCCTCCAACGTctgaagaaaaacaagaaaggacAAGCCACAATAGTAGGTTAATAGACAAGCCATAATAGTAATTTGTGGTTAGCAAAGTGTTCATTTTTGTGGATGTTGATGGTTAAACTTCCTGACTTACCTCTCTCACCAGCCAGCTGACTGGAGATCTTTTCAGCAGGAAAGCAGAGACCCAGTTCTTCCACCAATTCCACCAGTGGTCGTCACCTGATGATAACACACTGCCTTAAATGACTGACTCACACCTTTATGGATATGTCCTGGACAATAAGATAAAGTGAACCCTTACCACGCTGGTCACCAGAAACTGTGAATTTATTTGGACTCTGTCCGGTCCACAGCCCGACATAGCCAGCAAAAGTCGTACCACGATAAGCCACCTGGAAAGGTTGAGTAATTAGGAGGTGATTTTACTTGACCCTTTTTCAGCCAAACATCACACTCCAGATTTACTTCACAGTGCCCAAACTAAGCTCTCTGGCATTATCGGCTGATTGACACCGTGGCCTTGCAAAAGTGAAACTGCAGATGTAAAGGTTGAGCTGTGTAACCATGTGTAACATACCGTGCCATTTTTGAGAAAGAGAACATTGATGGTGAGATTCCGGAGTATATCATGTGGGTAATCAAGGTTCCTGCCATGATACAAACGTCCACTTGTGTCCTGAGCTACAATACTAGTGCAAAACCTACGGATCCAATAGGAGCGTGTTAAGTCATgaaaagtgtggggggggggttcttacAACACATACTTTCATTCTTCTTCTTTGTGCTTCTGACAACAAGAAGCTGTGACTACATTCTTGTTTCAACTGGTTGAATGGCATTTGTatcagtaggcctacatgtaaaGCAGATCAAGTCATACATACGCTGATATTTCATAGGCAAAGTTGAGAAGGATGATATCGGAAAGGCTCCCTCGAAAATATGAGGCCATTCCTCTGATCTCCCCTGCGTATGGAGGAGGTACATACTTCTCCAAGGCCTCCACAATCGGAGTTACCGCATGATGCACCCATTTTGGAATAGTGgcactgcaacaaaaaaaatattaaaacgttTTAGGTGTTAATATTAATCAACACCATGGGCAAGCTTAGGCTACTCACATTGTGTCGGTCAACATACTGTATGCCTGCAGATATTCATACATAATTAAACTGCAAGCACAGATTTTATGCAAACAACATATCATGGCATATTTTCTCATATTTGACATATTGAATGGTAAGTGAAAATAAATGGTTAAGTCTGATCAATGTCCATATACTGAAGTAGACGTAAAACTTCTGCAATTCAGGTTTAGGCTACATAATCAAAAGTCCTGTCCATCATGTGACTTTAAAGcaaaaatctatattttacaGTTTGAGACAAacattattaaaccaacttttgGAGGCAACTAGAACTTCTGTAAATAGGCATTCCGCCTTATACACTTACTCAATCACTTCAGCAGCTGCTTTCACCAGGTAGTCGACATCAAAAACTTTAAATAGAGACGCCCATCGCACTTCTGGGGGATCATCCAAGCTGACGTTGACCACAGCTGGAGCGAAGTCTGACTCACATGAAACGACCAGACCGAGCAGGAGCAATGTT
This portion of the Salvelinus sp. IW2-2015 linkage group LG15, ASM291031v2, whole genome shotgun sequence genome encodes:
- the LOC111974533 gene encoding N-acylethanolamine-hydrolyzing acid amidase; amino-acid sequence: MLSTLLLLGLVVSCESDFAPAVVNVSLDDPPEVRWASLFKVFDVDYLVKAAAEVIDATIPKWVHHAVTPIVEALEKYVPPPYAGEIRGMASYFRGSLSDIILLNFAYEISAFCTSIVAQDTSGRLYHGRNLDYPHDILRNLTINVLFLKNGTVAYRGTTFAGYVGLWTGQSPNKFTVSGDQRGDDHWWNWWKNWVSAFLLKRSPVSWLVRETLEEAADFQDAVMRLSKIPIITSVYYIVAGVKPGEGVVVTRDRKGPADIWPLEPLNGGWFRVETNFDHWLPPPAKDHRRDAANKALNATGQNNINMDTMYKVLSMNPVCNRITVFTTTMSAASPEKYNTEVRPEGCHSNE